In one Brevibacillus choshinensis genomic region, the following are encoded:
- a CDS encoding flavin reductase family protein, which produces MHTVIEPKILYFGSSVVLISTMNEDDTANLAPMSSAWWLNQSCMLGMSSRSQTVQNMMREKECVLNLPSVDLVPAIERLTLLTGRNPVPETKAAQGYQYEPNKFDVAELTRLPSLLVRAPRVKECPVQLEAKLVKIHPIEEPSSLVAMEVRIEKVHIQSDLLMEVNKNYIDPAKWKPLIMNFCEYFGLGEQLSDSRLAPVFGPPEMQGHEANPITNR; this is translated from the coding sequence ATGCATACGGTGATTGAACCCAAGATTCTGTACTTTGGGAGCTCTGTCGTGCTGATCAGTACGATGAATGAGGACGATACGGCGAATTTGGCGCCTATGTCCTCTGCCTGGTGGCTCAATCAATCGTGCATGCTCGGAATGAGTAGCAGATCACAGACTGTGCAAAATATGATGCGGGAAAAAGAATGTGTCCTCAATCTCCCATCAGTGGACTTGGTGCCTGCAATCGAGCGCCTTACCCTGTTAACTGGTCGAAATCCAGTCCCGGAAACGAAAGCAGCACAAGGCTATCAGTACGAGCCCAATAAATTTGATGTCGCCGAGCTAACGAGATTACCGTCACTACTTGTTCGAGCCCCGCGAGTCAAAGAATGCCCGGTTCAATTGGAAGCCAAGCTCGTAAAGATCCATCCAATCGAAGAACCTAGCTCGCTGGTCGCGATGGAGGTTCGCATTGAAAAAGTTCACATCCAATCGGATCTGTTGATGGAAGTGAATAAAAACTATATCGATCCAGCGAAATGGAAGCCATTAATCATGAATTTCTGCGAATACTTCGGCTTAGGTGAGCAGCTTTCGGATTCAAGATTGGCACCTGTATTTGGTCCACCGGAAATGCAAGGCCACGAAGCTAATCCCATAACGAATCGATAA
- a CDS encoding P-loop NTPase family protein, whose translation MGGTLNKIHIIGAVGSGKTTLARKLSNSLSLPLYELDNLVWERRKEGDIRRPPELRDAYLNEIIQLDRWIIEGAQHLWVNQSFQRADLMILLDVPYRQRVTQIMKRYVLQKAGMEKAHYTPSLQLLKKMFEWNNDYQNYERESILRMLEPYKNKLQIISSKKETKAFLDATVIPLK comes from the coding sequence TTGGGTGGAACATTAAATAAAATCCATATCATTGGTGCAGTCGGAAGCGGAAAAACAACATTAGCTAGGAAGCTCTCTAACTCCTTATCGCTGCCCCTATACGAGTTAGACAACCTTGTATGGGAAAGAAGAAAGGAAGGCGACATTCGTAGGCCGCCTGAACTAAGAGACGCTTATTTGAACGAAATAATTCAATTGGATCGTTGGATTATCGAAGGGGCTCAGCATTTGTGGGTGAATCAAAGCTTCCAACGAGCAGATCTCATGATCTTGTTAGATGTCCCTTACAGACAGAGAGTTACACAAATTATGAAAAGATACGTCCTGCAAAAGGCCGGAATGGAGAAAGCGCACTATACTCCATCACTGCAACTACTGAAAAAAATGTTCGAGTGGAACAACGATTACCAAAACTACGAAAGAGAGAGCATCCTAAGGATGCTTGAACCATACAAAAACAAGCTTCAGATAATCAGTAGCAAGAAGGAGACGAAGGCGTTCTTGGATGCTACGGTAATCCCCTTAAAATGA